The genome window ccacacatacagtgcGAAAACACACTTTTGTGCTTGTTTACACAGCAGTGGTTTGCGCGCTGTGACTAAAGCGGACTGTAATGATCTTActtatgtgcacacatgcacacatctaCAGTGGATGGATGGCAGGATATGGATCCGTACAGAcgcacagcagcacacagataaaaacacacacagatacacacagacacatacacatacaacaCTAGCCCAGAGCCTCACCTTGATATCTTGAGCTTCTGTCATGAGTTGGAATTTGACACCAATGAATGTGTGTCAGGTTGTCAATTTCTTCCAACAGCTTTTGAATGCAGTCTGGCCATGAATagtgcatgttgttttgttttttcgaTTCCAACTGTCtgcaagtctgtttttgtttgttccagAATAACTTGGAAGGCCTGTACACTCATGCGCATCCTTTAAGAAAACTTTCAGCAGGTGTTGTGTTGTTTAGCCTAAGGTAAAGATTCAGCCCTGAAGGTAAATTCACCAAACTGCTTCAGATCTGATGCCCTCTCATTTCTTCTGCCTCCGTTATTGGGatctcttttcctccctgctgtctTTAATGCACATACTTTCACCGCTTTCCCTCGTTTTGATCCAACCCCCTTTCGCGccaggacacacatgcactttaaTGTTATTAACTGGACATTTTATTTCACTCAGAAAGTCAGGATGTGTTTTGGCAGCCGGTTCCCATATTCCACATGAGGTCCTCGGCATTATTGGGGCAGGAGAAATGTGAGACGCTTGTTGTAAATGTCTCGGAAATATACGCAAGGCCGGGTCGCCTTAAACTATCGCAACTGctatcactgctgctgctatcaAACTATCGCAACAGACCATTCATGCAAaacttttaaagatttaaaaagaCAGTGGCATGCTGGTGACATTTCTCCTTCCCTTGCTCTTGAGACACCATGccgaggctgtgtgtgtgtgtgtgtgtgtgtgtgtgtgtgtgtgtgtgtgtgtgtgtgtgtgtgtgtgtgtgtgtgtgtgtgcgcacacctGGTGGGAATGAATATGAGGTTCTGAATGCGCACAGATACAACACCTCCATGTACACACACCTACGCACAAGCACATACAGGAGGGCAAAAAGAGGCAGGGTGGGGAAATAGTTGTGAAATTTATTTGGGCATATAGTTTTTATGCCAGTTGCCATTGGATTTATAGGTCAGAATGGAATGCGTCCCAATGAAAAGTGCTTTGATCCCTCCACCAGGTTTACGTTTTTATTGGAGGAGCTCTGTATGGCGCAGGGCATCTTTTATAAGGTTGCGAGGAACCCCACGGCAGCCTTCACCAAATCATAAAAATGTGAGACGTCAATGAAAAGGGTTACCAGGTCCCTGTGACATCACTTGTTAAAATTGATTTATTAATTTGATCCCCAAATACCTGGCGATTCAGTTTACATGATTCGATTTTCTGTTTAACAGAttgattgctgtgtttgtgaagaACTGACTTATGAAGGCCGTACCGGACCATAAGAGATTTTTGTCACACAAGCTCTATGTTTTTGATTCTTATCCCAGGAAGTTATAATCATTTTGTAATTGTTTGCCCAGTCACATCACGTTGGTGTTAGAAGGTGGACGTTGAAGGTCAATCTAAGTCCATCACGTCAGTCATGTGCATTTTGCTTCCAACACCGTCACATCGTCCTCTCACCAAAGTCCCCAAAAGTTAGTCACTGAATATATTTAAATAGAACAAAATAAAGGCATAGATAATTGATCGTTTAGACGCCAAAGTGAGCAGATAAAAATATTCACAACACGGTCCCTTCTGCTACTTATCACCCTATTATGCTGTGTTGTGTTCCACAGAGGCGAAGGCTACTGCAGGAGTTGGGAGACCAGAAGATCCCCTTTCTGGGACCTTCAGATCGGGGATTTCAGCAACTGGTGAGCCAGCCACCCTTCCTGATAATGCTAAGGATGCCTAGACCTGTACTTTAACGGGCCTACAGCAGCCTTTTAGCCAGATAGTTCAAATCTGAGGAAGATTGTAATTCAGTTTTAGTCAGATTTGTTCTGGTTTTGTGTGCCATGATCATCCTGTAATGATAAGAATGTCTTGTGTCTTCAAGTGGGACTCCAGTTACTCTGGCCTGGTTCTGAGGAGATCCTGCTCGCTGCCTGCTGAGCTCCATGGCCGGGTGCAGGCTGCTCTGCTCACCCTGAGAAGGAAGGGCTGCCTGCTGAGGGATTTGGTTCGCGTCCGTGACCGAGATGTATTCACCGCCGTGTCACGGGCTCTGCTGGGTGAGCCCGGTCACACTTATCGCTATCTGGACACACGGCTCTTTGCCATCCCCTGGCACAGTGAAGACACGGAGGTCAAAGGACAAAACTGTTGCGACCCTGACTTGAGGGCGGCCTGCAAGGCATTGTGGGAGCTTAACACCTTCCTTTGCTCTGACGTGTCTCAGCTGAAGGAAGGAGACAGGCTAACGCAGTGTGtgaaggtggaggcagaggcCAAACAGGGCGAAGAGGGGGACACGGAGTCTAAACACAGTGAGGACTCCAAGAATAGCGAAGGAGGGGACTCAGAGTCCCGACAGAGTGAGGAGGGGGACACGGAGTCCAAGCACAGTGAGGAGTGGGACATTGAGTCGAAACACAGTGATGAAGGCTGCTCTGGGTCAAAACAAGAAGTAGAATGGGAGACTGGGTCCAGACACAGCAGTGAGGAGGGAGAGTCCTCCAAGGTCAAACCAGGTGAAACAGGTGTCGCAACAGGGTCGGAACTCAGCGAAGGAAAATACCCCGACTGGGGGCCCAAAACTATCAGCGGCACAGAGACTGAACCGGCGGCGCTACGGACCCAAGAGAAACCTGTGGCCCAGCTGAAGCACAGCTTGTCAGATTATCACATTGAGGACAAGGAAGAACCGGCAAGCGGACAGAGCTGTTCCCAGCCGAGTCCTCTGCAGGTATGCACCGGTCCAGTCAAGTTCAATGTCACCTTACTCAACTACATGGACCCGGCAGCTATGAGCCAGCTCAAAGAGGAGCCTTATTATGGCATGGGGAAAATGGCGGTAGGGTGGCACCATGATGAGAACCTCATCACTCATTCGCCAGTGGCTGTGTACAGCTACAGCTGTCATGATGACAAAGGTAAGGTCAAAGCTAAAATATCTTACTTGTCATAACTGTGCTAATTGGTTACACTTTAGAATCCTTTATTTCACACTTCTACGCTTAAATGCACAATATTTAATGGTTGTCTTAAGCGTGTTGTTTCTGAAATTAAgattcctttttgtctttcaccGCAATATCCCATCAACTTATCTCCGCGGCTTTATGGTGGATCAGATGCAGCTAACCTTGTGTATTCTGGCCCTACAGCAGTGCTGTAGCATCTGTCGACATGGCCTCTGGTGAGGCAACCATCAGATCCATCTATGCGATAGTGTCGGGGCATTATCAAATGTCATCACCGGCTGCCTGCTGACAGCCTTATCGCCGACGTGCGTTGGGAGATCACAGACATTTGGATCTGAGCTCTTAACATGTGCTCAATGGCGCCGTCTAACAAACAGGCCTTATCACACACCCTGCATCTCATCTAAATCATTTCCCCAAGAAATGATCGATGTGCAATTATCTGATATGGAATAATGAGCCCTGCTTTGATAAGTGTTCCTAGACTGTACTGTATGGATCATACGATGTCTCCTAATTACAGAATGTGCACTCTATCAAGAGCTGATAGCATTTCCTGATGGGGTTGATAGAGAATCTCGGTAAGAGAGGAACTTTGCCTCTtagagcaaacacaaaacaactacagaggACAGTGCTGCCGTATCAAAgatgtttcatttgaaaaaggCTCCCTGTAATTCGtatgtgttcttgtttttttatcGTAAAAACAATAGAACACAAGCCAAATCGgtgaatgttaaaatgaaagtCAAATGTCTCTCGAGCGGCACCACTCACCAGATCGTTCCTTGCATCTTCCAAAAGCTCGAAGGAGAGCAAAACATGGTTTCCTGttgtgtctgcatctgtgtcCTGAGAGTGTAATTTTACAGTATCACACAAGTGCACTGCCAACTGCTCTGACATCCCAACACGTTTTATAGCTGGGCTTTCTTCATTTGGGTTCCCTAACCAGAAACACCTGCTCCAGAGGACTGCGTCGGTGATTTGTTCCAGGCCATTTCAACTTTGACCCTGTGAACACAGGCTTCAAACGTTATGTGGCATAACACCTTGCCCTGCGTAGCAGCTGTGTCTTTTCTAGTCCTAAATGACCCAACAGCTCCAGACCGTAGAGAGGAAAGTCTGACCGGAGCGCCGTGGAGCTGTATCCCAGTGGCTGGCTCTGAGGCCTCCCAGAACCGGGCTAATGAAATTGTTACTTTGAGGAATGTTTCACTTTTACAATACGCGTCTCTTACATTGTCcctgagaagaaagaaacacagcacattaGATATCTCAGATGTAGAGAGACGAGATGTTTTGCATGACACCTGCTTCCTTtgagaggctttttttttttcctctttgagcAGCCTCACCAGaagtgtttgagtgtttttcccAGCTGCGCTGATCCAAAGGAATCTGCCACGACTGAGCGTTTTCCGGCACGGAGGATGATCTTCCACCATTCCTGAGGCCTCTGGGAGTGCTGTCATTAGCTGGCTCTAAGAGCACAATGGCTGGAAATTAAGTTACTATTTATCCGTGCTGAGCAAAGGAAAAGGCAGCTGTGGGGCAGAGAGGCCCAGAAAGACTTTAGTATTGATTTTGCTGAAGGGTGTTGGCCAGCCAAGCCAAATCTTGTTTTCTTAGTATCCCGTGTAAgaatggaaggagagagaggagcaggggaggCGGTTATAGTGTACGGGTTCAGAAACAGGAATATCATAGGATACCTACTGTCCAataacacactctcacatactCACTAAACAACATCAAGGGCTTTTATCCAACTATTTCCTCTTGCACAGCATAATGATAGCATAAAGAACCCGTGCTAACAGCCGATATGATCACAGCAACACATATCATCTTTACTCTGCCGTTAAGTGATTCTCGCTTTCTGGAGACAAAGGCTTACATCTTCGATCCATTGTTTGGACGGTATGGATTTAATCACTGCACTCCTCACTATTTAAAGTGGTAACCCTttatatgactttttttttttggagctgcTGATAAATAGACTTTGTTCTAGTGTTGTAGTACTGCATTAGATATCACTTGTATTGTAAAAAAGTACTTTAAATGAATATTGTGCTAAATGGCCTTAATTAGTATTTAAAGTGATGAAACACGTTTTTCCATAAAAATATAAGTTCTAGCACTTTGCACTTTTTACACTCAGTTAAAGTCACGCTGGGTGAAACTGTCGCACCAAAAGcctgaaatgtgaatttaaatATAAGATGCAAATGTTACAGTGAGTTGggctgtgtgtgactgacaggtgagaGCAGTGAGGGAGGCAGCGGTGAGAAGGCGTACTGGAGGATTGGGCTCAAGGTAGCCTGGGACATCCACACACCTGGCCTGATGCTGCCACTGGAGTCTGGAGACTGCTATTACATGCGAGGTACTAAATCTTCtctataaacacacacgcatacagacGTACACACGTGCGTGTAAACACGTAGGTCACACAGCTCAGCCGCATTCGCCACCATGTCTGACTTTGGAGGAAGGGGCCCTTTTATTACCCTGTGTTTTAGTGCTTCTTGTACTTTGTCCCAAATGACTCATTCAGTACCAGCAGGATTCACTTCACTCGCACTCTCgtgctcttttctcttcttaCATCACGAGAAATggagctgaggtgtgtgtgcgtgtgtgtgtgtgtgtgtgtgtggagtcacTTGGCCTGAACACAGAGCTTTAAGGTTCCATGAAATTGTGTGCATTAGAGAGGTTAGGAAAaccaaatgttattttttgaAGTCCTGTGACCCGGTGCTGACTACGTCTCTATGGAGAGGACAGACAGCGAGCCACAGGGGTGTAAATCATAGCTTAATGCTTTTGGCTGCAGCGGacacctccaccctcctctttTCAGCCCTGTGGGCCCTTCCAAGCTTTCTCATATTTTCTGAGTGTGAGGACATTTATCCACATCACAGCAGAAGCTTGTGTTCAGATGTACAAGAAGTTAGGGCCCCTGGTAGAGTGAATGGGAGATTTATCATTTTTAAAGGGCACTCTGCTTTCATAAGTATATAAGGATAGACACACAGTACAATCCTGAGTCAGAGCTGCCTTCATCTGCTCCGTGACTGTTTTTTTCAATCAGTGATTGATTGCAATTGTGATTTGTAAGCTgaagataaacaaaataaatatgttaACTGATATAGATCGATAATAGAGGCTGAACACAATATCCATCCATGATATTTAGTGAGATTTTGACCCTCGTGATTAAAAGATCACTCTGTTGATCCCAACAGCATAGTatagtatacagtatatatccaTCCATGTACGATcgtgctgtctgtgtttttcatgaaaacacTGGACCCCTACCTGTGCACTAAATGTCAAAATCATAAATACGCTGCTCAGACTtgcagcagctttcagagaGCAGGTTGGAGTCAGGGGGATGTAACTGACATGATTTACAGACATATATCAGATGCACATTTGGAGGAGATACGCAGTATTgtaagtgtttttgtgtcttttttcaggCGACTTTGTTGAGTTtcgttttgtgttttttagccCAAGAGCCCACAAGGCCCgttctgctgctggaaaacataCAACCAAAGTGTAAGACGTACATTTTCTCAAGAAGGGGTTTGGGTTAGCGACAAGAAATTTGTACATAGTACTgctaatgtttcttttttctctgtatgAGTGAGTGCAGCATCTCCTCTTGTATGACAAGATATGTGAAACTGTGCAGCTGATTCATGGTAAAAAGGCAGAATCTCAACCAAGACAAGAAAAGAACTggttcactctgctgttttttttttagcttggACATATCACTCGCATTGTCCAGATGATGTACAGCTAGTACCTGGTGCCTGCCAAGGTGCACAACATCAAATGCTGCATACAAATGCTGTATTATACAGTAAGTGGCTGCATTGTGGGCTAATCCGCTTGATTACAGCAGGTGGGAGATTGTTGTTTTGGTAGCATTGGGAAAATGTTACACAGGAAGCTGCTTTACTTGCACAGTCTAGTTTTAACTGTGCGTCTGGAAGCGTAAGTTTCCTTCAAAACTGAAGGCTGTAGTAGTTTTCAGATCGGCCACTAATAAGCGTTTGTCAatctgattcattttttttttttttttttttcaagaaataGGAAGGTTTTAATGAATTCCTGAAGTTGACTctttgaagctgctgtgttttcatctgtcgACGTCTGTACCTAATATTCAGCTTGACAGGGCTTGAAGCCGACCTCCTTTTGCTGGATAAGATTTACAATAGAACAGTCAGTTTCAGGCCAGCCATGATAATAGAGTGATGGGCTGTTGTGCAGACCATTCTAATGGGACTTGACTGTCGCGGATCAGTGGGGATTTATGCTCCACTTGGTGAGTACGCCCTTGAGAGGCCAACTGCTGCACAATGATAGCAGCTCACACAGTCCTTGGCTGTCTGTCGCTTTGTCGGTCTACCTGAATTAAATACTTGGCACGGTGCACCAACATATGCACACACCTATAAATTTGCACGACCCGCATGCACGAaaaacgcacgcacgcacatgcaaaGAACGCAGTGCTCTGCTTACTGGAGGAACGACATGCCCTCCCCCCTGTTtttgtcaaacacacagacagagcagtcaCCACTAAACTATGTGTTCAGATATATTGTACCAGTGTTTTAGTGACGCACACCGTATGATAGATAGTTTTGCGGTATTAAAAGAAAGCTACAGTGGTGTATAACCACAAAAGCCGTAATGTCTTTTCAGCACCATTTGTCGCCGGCTGGCCCTTTTGAACTGCTaatgtctgagctgctgcaggcaaATTGAATCACCATCATTTCCACCCAAATGGAATTTCAGTGGTTAAAAAAGAACAATGCAAGTCTTGACACCGGGCCTGTTCAATAATCAGATTTCCAGCTCCCAATGCACAGGGGGACTGGAGAAAAGAGTTGACCCAATATATTTAAAAGCCTGCTTCCTGGAAAAGGAGGACAAGTGGCAGCAGGCGCAGGGGTTGAAAGAAAGATAAATATTTATTACAGTTATCGAGTTTGCCTCTACTCCCTCCTGATCCCACTGACGCATCAGACGCGCCAAGAAAAGAGCAGATTGATGGAGATAATTTGTTATTGGATATAAACAGTTTTAAAGACGCAGAGTAATTCTGCCCAGAGACCTAATCCTTCACAATCTCATCAGGGTGAAGAAAACACCGGcaagttgttttgtttgtcaccatcttttttttcctcctacCAAACAATAATATCTTGCTCCCAAAGCATTTGGCTGTTTGACTTTCAAATCACAGGCATTAGCCAGTGTACTCTTGCTCAAGGCGGGTGTAAATATGCACATGTGCTGTGAATGACAGCTCTGTCATGGCTAAATTAATTATTGGTATGAGGCAAATAATGGCAGAGCTGAGAAACATCtatacacacaaagaaacacatggAGGGATACACAGGAAACAGCAGTAAGGCTTCTTCGTAAAGCTTCTGTGGTATTGGACAAATGTTTGTTGGTATGGCTCTTCCATCTTGACAGATTGAGCGCGATCTGGTTTTGTTTGGTAATTAAAATTATAGTACAATGCTGCTCACTCTATCTGATTCGATGCTGGACCAGGCGCAATCTGTCTGAGCGTACACGATGATTTAGTTGTCATGTTCCTTCGCGTCctgcttttcatctgttttttctattgtcagctcttttcttttcatgggctgttttatttgttattacaattaattaaaagcacaaaatcaaaataaatcaaaataatgaaatctTTAATCTTATTATctcttctgttgtgtttctgtgctctaCAATGTTTTATAAAGCATCTTTTCCTGATGGATGATTATTCTTTTCCTTTCCGGTCTGTTCCCTTGTTTactcttctctgctgctctgttgatGATTGCTGTTATTATTGGTATCATGCTCTGATTGTTTTCTCTTCCCTGTATTTACCAGATGACCTGAACAGCACCCACCAGCACTGTGTCCTAGCTGGAGACACCGCACGCTTCAGCTCCACACACAGAGTGGCTGAGGTGAGAAGCCAGCAGTcctaaaagagaaaaacactgttttgaatTTGTCAAAATTTGCTTTATTGCATGCTGACAGTCCCCGCTGGTCTGGTCCTTTTGGACTGCTGCTGTTACTTACACGCTATTGAAGGGGAAGACGTCGTAAAATGAAAAACTTCAACATTTTGTCTAATAAACAATCACAAAATTTTAAAAGTCATATTTTCAGTCAAATGGAAAGATTCTGTGATTTCTGGTGAGTGAAAAGAGACATGCAAATGTTCAACAACATgaattaaacagaatgtgacacaTACTCAATTAAAAACCACACAAAGATGAGACATTTACTGTTAGACCTCATCAGCTTGATTGATATaa of Chaetodon auriga isolate fChaAug3 chromosome 1, fChaAug3.hap1, whole genome shotgun sequence contains these proteins:
- the fto gene encoding alpha-ketoglutarate-dependent dioxygenase FTO; this translates as MKARQCKHNSRNMKRSGDSEGEKRRKRRRLLQELGDQKIPFLGPSDRGFQQLWDSSYSGLVLRRSCSLPAELHGRVQAALLTLRRKGCLLRDLVRVRDRDVFTAVSRALLGEPGHTYRYLDTRLFAIPWHSEDTEVKGQNCCDPDLRAACKALWELNTFLCSDVSQLKEGDRLTQCVKVEAEAKQGEEGDTESKHSEDSKNSEGGDSESRQSEEGDTESKHSEEWDIESKHSDEGCSGSKQEVEWETGSRHSSEEGESSKVKPGETGVATGSELSEGKYPDWGPKTISGTETEPAALRTQEKPVAQLKHSLSDYHIEDKEEPASGQSCSQPSPLQVCTGPVKFNVTLLNYMDPAAMSQLKEEPYYGMGKMAVGWHHDENLITHSPVAVYSYSCHDDKGESSEGGSGEKAYWRIGLKVAWDIHTPGLMLPLESGDCYYMRDDLNSTHQHCVLAGDTARFSSTHRVAECSSGTLTYIQSQCQEALSNLHTDPETGSHSLLALLPSTLRHCEEIHNEVEFEWLRQYWFQGQRYARFCSWWTRPMEQLEKDWRLMETMTKLYLATVEEEGQAGEGRREMAETLLSALTDRHQQRQTWRDRCHSSLAQTLPPEEAPVDRPFWGVDDPSMPLPFDLADIINRVESLLWRM